GTCGACGGATGACGGCGCCGCGGACCTGGCGCTTCGAGCCCTCGAAGCGCGCTTGAGCCTTCGGCGGCTGGTACACGTCCGGCCCGGCGCACCAGGCGTCCACCGGGCACGACGAGCAGGCCGGGTCGCGCGGCCTGCAGACGGCGGCACCGAGGTCCATGACTGCCTGGTTCCAGCGAGAGGCGTCGTCGTCCATCGATTCCTCGGCGGCGCGTTCGAGCGCCGCCCCGTCGAGACGCTCGCCGTGCCAGCGGCTCAGGACTCTCCGCAGGTTGGTGTCGATGGCGGCGACTCGCTCTCCGTAGGCGAAGGCGGCCACGGCCCGCCCCGTGTACTCGCCGATGCCCGGGAGCCGCGCCAGCCCCTCGGCGTCGGCGGGCCACCCCTCCGAGACGACGATCCGAGCCGCCTCTTGCAGCCGCTTCGCCCTGGCGTTGTAGCCGAGTCCGCTCCACGCCCTGAGCAC
This region of Acidimicrobiia bacterium genomic DNA includes:
- a CDS encoding A/G-specific adenine glycosylase; the protein is MTLGSVAEDRNEALLAWYAVQRRPLPWRSTTDPYPILVAEVMSQQTQITRVVAHWELFMAAFPTVGDLAAAPLADVLRAWSGLGYNARAKRLQEAARIVVSEGWPADAEGLARLPGIGEYTGRAVAAFAYGERVAAIDTNLRRVLSRWHGERLDGAALERAAEESMDDDASRWNQAVMDLGAAVCRPRDPACSSCPVDAWCAGPDVYQPPKAQARFEGSKRQVRGAVIRRLAMAESTFDQLAGATGFSPDELGEALDGLIADGLVEESDEGRLRLPD